The Loxodonta africana isolate mLoxAfr1 chromosome 23, mLoxAfr1.hap2, whole genome shotgun sequence genome has a segment encoding these proteins:
- the P2RY14 gene encoding P2Y purinoceptor 14 isoform X1: protein MLVSMLPASAFGSYEMTNSTTTPPPEDACSRNTLITQRVIPVLYCTVFVMGILLNGVSGWIFLYVPNSKSFIVYLKNIVVADFLMSLTFPFKILSDTGLGPWQLNVFVCRVSAVFFYTNMYVSIVFFGLISFDRYYKIVKPLLTPFIQSVNYSKALSVTVWMLILLLGIPNIILTNQSVREERRINCMDLKSQLGQKWHKASNYICVGIFWIVFSLLIIFYAAITRKIFKSHLKSRTNSILVKKKSSRNIFSIVFVFVICFVPYHTARIPYTKSQTEEDYSCQSKEVLLYVKEFTLLLSAANVCLDPIIYFFLCQPFRETLCKKLNIPLKARHDLETSKTKRENMAHESTDTL from the exons ATGCTGGTCTCCATGTTACCT GCCTCTGCCTTTGGAAGTTACGAAATGACCAATTCCACCACCACGCCACCTCCTGAGGATGCCTGCTCCCGGAACACCCTGATAACCCAGCGTGTCATCCCTGTGCTATACTGCACGGTCTTTGTCATGGGGATCCTGCTCAACGGAGTGTCAGGATGGATATTCCTGTACGTGCCTAACTCCAAGAGTTTCATCGTCTATCTCAAAAACATCGTCGTCGCTGACTTCCTGATGAGCCTGACTTTTCCTTTCAAGATCCTCAGCGACACAGGCCTGGGCCCCTGGCAGCTGAACGTGTTCGTGTGCAGGGTTTCCGCTGTATTCTTTTACACCAACATGTATGTCAGCATCGTGTTCTTTGGGCTCATCAGCTTCGACAGGTATTATAAAATCGTCAAGCCTCTTTTGACGCCTTTCATCCAGTCGGTGAATTACAGTAAAGCCCTGTCCGTCACAGTCTGGATGCTCATCCTCCTTCTCGGCATCCCAAACATTATTCTGACCAATCAGAGTGTCAGGGAGGAGAGGCGTATCAACTGTATGGACCTTAAAAGCCAACTGGGACAAAAGTGGCACAAAGCGTCCAATTATATCTGTGTGGGTATCTTCTGGATTGTGTTTTCTCTGCTAATCATATTCTATGCCGCTATCACGAGGAAAATCTTCAAGTCTCACCTCAAGTCCAGAACAAATTCTATCTTGGTCAAGAAGAAATCCAGCCGTAACATATTCAGCATCGTCTTCGTATTTGTCATCTGCTTTGTGCCTTACCACACTGCCAGAATCCCTTATACAAAGAGTCAAACAGAGGAGGATTACAGCTGCCAGTCAAAAGAAGTCTTGCTCTACGTGAAAGAATTCACCCTGCTACTGTCTGCTGCAAATGTATGTCTGGACCCCattatttatttctttctatgCCAACCATTCAGAGAAACCTTATGTAAGAAATTGAATATCCCATTAAAAGCTCGGCATGATCTAGAGACttccaaaaccaaaagggaaaacatGGCACATGAAAGCACAGATACTTTATGA
- the P2RY14 gene encoding P2Y purinoceptor 14 isoform X2, whose product MTNSTTTPPPEDACSRNTLITQRVIPVLYCTVFVMGILLNGVSGWIFLYVPNSKSFIVYLKNIVVADFLMSLTFPFKILSDTGLGPWQLNVFVCRVSAVFFYTNMYVSIVFFGLISFDRYYKIVKPLLTPFIQSVNYSKALSVTVWMLILLLGIPNIILTNQSVREERRINCMDLKSQLGQKWHKASNYICVGIFWIVFSLLIIFYAAITRKIFKSHLKSRTNSILVKKKSSRNIFSIVFVFVICFVPYHTARIPYTKSQTEEDYSCQSKEVLLYVKEFTLLLSAANVCLDPIIYFFLCQPFRETLCKKLNIPLKARHDLETSKTKRENMAHESTDTL is encoded by the coding sequence ATGACCAATTCCACCACCACGCCACCTCCTGAGGATGCCTGCTCCCGGAACACCCTGATAACCCAGCGTGTCATCCCTGTGCTATACTGCACGGTCTTTGTCATGGGGATCCTGCTCAACGGAGTGTCAGGATGGATATTCCTGTACGTGCCTAACTCCAAGAGTTTCATCGTCTATCTCAAAAACATCGTCGTCGCTGACTTCCTGATGAGCCTGACTTTTCCTTTCAAGATCCTCAGCGACACAGGCCTGGGCCCCTGGCAGCTGAACGTGTTCGTGTGCAGGGTTTCCGCTGTATTCTTTTACACCAACATGTATGTCAGCATCGTGTTCTTTGGGCTCATCAGCTTCGACAGGTATTATAAAATCGTCAAGCCTCTTTTGACGCCTTTCATCCAGTCGGTGAATTACAGTAAAGCCCTGTCCGTCACAGTCTGGATGCTCATCCTCCTTCTCGGCATCCCAAACATTATTCTGACCAATCAGAGTGTCAGGGAGGAGAGGCGTATCAACTGTATGGACCTTAAAAGCCAACTGGGACAAAAGTGGCACAAAGCGTCCAATTATATCTGTGTGGGTATCTTCTGGATTGTGTTTTCTCTGCTAATCATATTCTATGCCGCTATCACGAGGAAAATCTTCAAGTCTCACCTCAAGTCCAGAACAAATTCTATCTTGGTCAAGAAGAAATCCAGCCGTAACATATTCAGCATCGTCTTCGTATTTGTCATCTGCTTTGTGCCTTACCACACTGCCAGAATCCCTTATACAAAGAGTCAAACAGAGGAGGATTACAGCTGCCAGTCAAAAGAAGTCTTGCTCTACGTGAAAGAATTCACCCTGCTACTGTCTGCTGCAAATGTATGTCTGGACCCCattatttatttctttctatgCCAACCATTCAGAGAAACCTTATGTAAGAAATTGAATATCCCATTAAAAGCTCGGCATGATCTAGAGACttccaaaaccaaaagggaaaacatGGCACATGAAAGCACAGATACTTTATGA